Proteins encoded within one genomic window of candidate division WOR-3 bacterium:
- a CDS encoding FtsX-like permease family protein → MIKNAFRNLLRHKRRTLLTFSILSVAIMYYIVIQGMLDGFEIESIKNFLSLETGHIKITSKEYNPETFEGRIPTYNEVENKLKSFPYVVGIAPRLKISGFLDNGIDEYPVIIVGIDPEKDATVFDLRKYVQKPLGPESIWIGTVIADRFKVKEGDILYLTFKGKKGSIVSKEFEIAGIIDAPSFVINNLQAFADLRTINEIGEFDGEISEISIKTANFNKVQQYKAEIEKALPDFSIKTWQEEGKDFLSISEAKKFSQNILLFFIILIGIIGTTNTLMIAVYERIREIGTLKAIGMRDYEVMKLFIIEGTLIGIAGSIGGVILGVIVNYLLVKYGIDWSPLLPKNMNFGYRVSGIIKNTWNLKSIWISLILGPVSTLVASYFPAKRAKKLLPAECLRWI, encoded by the coding sequence ATGATAAAAAACGCCTTCAGAAACTTGTTAAGGCATAAAAGAAGAACGCTTTTAACCTTTTCAATTCTCAGCGTGGCCATAATGTATTACATTGTTATTCAAGGGATGCTGGATGGGTTTGAAATCGAATCCATAAAAAATTTTTTGAGCTTAGAAACCGGGCATATCAAGATCACATCAAAAGAATACAATCCTGAGACCTTTGAGGGAAGAATACCAACTTATAATGAAGTTGAAAACAAACTCAAATCCTTTCCCTATGTTGTTGGAATAGCTCCGAGGCTCAAAATTTCAGGATTCCTCGACAACGGAATAGATGAATACCCTGTAATCATCGTCGGTATAGATCCCGAGAAAGATGCAACAGTTTTTGATCTTCGAAAATACGTTCAGAAACCACTTGGACCCGAATCGATTTGGATTGGCACGGTGATTGCAGACCGATTTAAAGTCAAGGAGGGCGACATTCTCTACTTAACCTTCAAAGGAAAAAAGGGTTCAATCGTCTCAAAAGAATTCGAAATAGCAGGCATTATAGATGCCCCCAGTTTTGTTATCAACAATTTACAGGCCTTTGCCGACCTTAGGACAATCAACGAAATCGGCGAATTTGACGGGGAAATATCAGAAATTTCAATAAAAACAGCCAATTTTAACAAAGTCCAACAGTATAAGGCAGAAATTGAAAAAGCCCTTCCGGATTTTTCCATAAAGACCTGGCAGGAAGAAGGGAAAGACTTCCTTTCTATAAGTGAGGCGAAGAAGTTTTCACAGAACATTTTGCTTTTCTTTATCATCCTGATTGGTATAATAGGAACCACTAATACACTGATGATTGCAGTGTATGAAAGGATTAGGGAAATTGGGACGTTAAAAGCAATTGGAATGAGAGACTACGAGGTGATGAAACTATTTATAATCGAGGGCACACTTATAGGTATTGCTGGCTCCATTGGTGGAGTTATACTCGGTGTAATAGTTAACTATCTCCTTGTGAAGTACGGAATCGACTGGTCGCCCCTCCTTCCCAAAAACATGAATTTTGGTTACAGGGTTTCCGGAATAATTAAAAATACCTGGAATCTTAAAAGTATATGGATTTCTTTAATTCTGGGGCCTGTTTCCACTTTGGTCGCCAGTTATTTTCCGGCAAAAAGGGCAAAGAAGCTATTGCCGGCGGAGTGTTTAAGATGGATATAA
- a CDS encoding ABC transporter ATP-binding protein gives MPLLKLEKVEKIYIAGKVKVHALKGVDLEVEKGEIIALVGPSGSGKTTLLNIIGCIDKPTSGKVIMEDILLNEKSPDELANLRRYYFGFIFQSFNLIPVLNVYENVEIALNLKYPKLSKREKERKIFEILELVGLKDKKDAKPLELSGGEQQRVSIARALVKDPEFVLADEPTANLDSETGKNIVHLMKELNEKRGVTFIFSTHDPLIMQYAKRIIKLRDGKIEV, from the coding sequence ATGCCTCTTTTAAAGCTGGAGAAGGTTGAAAAAATTTATATTGCAGGCAAAGTAAAGGTTCATGCTCTAAAAGGAGTTGACCTCGAGGTGGAAAAAGGTGAGATTATCGCCCTTGTGGGGCCTTCAGGCTCCGGAAAGACAACCCTTCTTAACATCATCGGATGCATCGATAAACCGACCAGTGGAAAAGTTATAATGGAAGATATCCTTTTAAACGAGAAGAGCCCTGATGAGCTTGCAAACCTTAGAAGATACTACTTCGGATTCATATTTCAAAGTTTCAACCTTATACCAGTTCTAAACGTTTACGAAAATGTTGAAATAGCTTTAAACCTTAAGTATCCCAAACTCTCAAAAAGGGAAAAGGAGCGCAAAATCTTTGAGATCTTGGAACTTGTCGGTTTAAAGGACAAAAAGGATGCGAAACCCCTTGAACTTTCTGGTGGTGAACAACAAAGGGTTTCCATTGCAAGGGCATTGGTTAAAGACCCTGAATTTGTCCTGGCCGACGAACCCACTGCCAACTTAGATTCAGAAACAGGAAAGAATATAGTCCACCTTATGAAAGAACTAAACGAAAAAAGAGGTGTGACCTTTATCTTTTCCACCCACGATCCACTAATAATGCAATACGCAAAGAGGATAATTAAACTCAGAGACGGAAAAATAGAGGTATAG
- a CDS encoding FtsX-like permease family protein has product MDIKKLAFRNLLRNKRRTLLTALSLFVSGFVIVALHGYLRGALDASKEMIIKLDTGHVLITTKEYFERRIFLPQEEYIQDLDEVQKILDNSNYVDFYALRIKAGSMIFTKNGATKPAYIFAIDPQKEKKTFDLSRKIVEGENDLTKGGVLAIDLARALRVRPGDTIIILSRSVYGGLSAIKIPISGIATIGYAAFDRSLVILSFENARKLLKMADGAHEILVFLKKEGDINKFIRSLKLPENLVANPYTFVLGGFAFFYKFADIFYMAIYILITLLAAFAIVNTMTVAVFERMREIGTLKALGMTDNEIFLLFGLEGTIIGTAGGLAGGLAGLFTNAILHIKGMNFESMIKGIEFPFPYVIRPSVNPWTLLIAFVIVTSMSFLASTLPALQAKKLSPQEALRTL; this is encoded by the coding sequence ATGGATATAAAAAAACTTGCCTTTAGAAATTTATTAAGGAACAAACGAAGGACCCTTTTGACTGCACTATCCCTCTTCGTATCAGGCTTTGTGATTGTTGCCTTACATGGCTATTTAAGAGGCGCCCTTGATGCCTCAAAGGAAATGATAATAAAACTGGACACCGGGCATGTCCTTATAACGACAAAGGAGTATTTTGAAAGGAGAATATTTTTACCACAGGAAGAATACATTCAAGATCTTGATGAGGTTCAAAAAATTCTTGATAACTCAAATTATGTCGATTTTTACGCCCTTCGGATTAAAGCGGGTTCTATGATCTTCACTAAGAATGGTGCTACAAAACCTGCCTACATTTTTGCCATAGACCCACAAAAAGAGAAAAAAACCTTTGACTTGAGTAGGAAGATTGTAGAAGGAGAAAATGACCTTACAAAGGGAGGTGTTTTGGCTATCGACTTAGCGAGGGCTCTAAGGGTGAGGCCTGGAGATACCATAATAATCCTCTCTCGTAGTGTCTATGGAGGGTTATCCGCCATTAAAATTCCAATATCAGGAATTGCCACCATCGGCTATGCTGCCTTTGACCGTTCCCTTGTGATACTATCCTTCGAAAACGCCAGAAAACTCTTGAAAATGGCTGACGGAGCTCATGAAATCTTGGTCTTTCTGAAAAAAGAGGGAGACATTAATAAATTCATAAGGTCCTTAAAGTTGCCCGAAAATTTAGTGGCTAACCCCTATACCTTCGTACTTGGAGGTTTTGCCTTCTTTTATAAATTTGCAGACATCTTTTATATGGCGATTTATATTCTGATCACCCTTCTTGCCGCCTTTGCTATCGTCAATACGATGACCGTCGCTGTCTTTGAAAGGATGAGGGAGATAGGGACCCTAAAAGCCTTAGGAATGACCGACAACGAGATCTTTCTCCTCTTTGGGTTAGAGGGGACGATAATAGGGACTGCTGGAGGCCTGGCAGGTGGTTTAGCGGGCCTCTTTACCAATGCTATTCTGCATATTAAAGGCATGAACTTTGAATCCATGATCAAGGGGATTGAGTTTCCCTTCCCTTACGTAATAAGACCCTCCGTGAACCCATGGACTCTGCTAATTGCCTTTGTAATTGTAACGTCAATGTCTTTTTTAGCTTCAACACTTCCTGCTCTGCAGGCTAAGAAACTATCACCACAAGAAGCCCTGAGAACCTTATAG
- a CDS encoding outer membrane lipoprotein-sorting protein, producing the protein MNIALIITLLFQQISPSEVLLSLRKNLKYNTSTFSAQLEIRKGKRVLNKSFKGYSKGENFYLEFTNPEDKGVKYLKLKGDLYIYLPDIDDVVRLSGDMLKQSFMGSDLSYEDLMQEDPLKYYKPVSMRDTTLEGKIYFILELEDTTGNAPYYRVRMVVDLDRNIWLREELITKSGRKIKEIEALEFKNIKGKHYPTSIAMRDLRLKDSYTKFVFKEVDFDIPIPDKYFSLSELKK; encoded by the coding sequence ATGAATATCGCTTTAATCATAACGCTATTGTTTCAGCAAATTTCCCCCTCTGAGGTTTTATTAAGCCTCAGAAAGAATCTAAAGTATAACACCTCTACCTTTTCTGCCCAGCTTGAAATCAGAAAAGGCAAAAGGGTGCTTAACAAGTCCTTCAAGGGTTACAGCAAGGGTGAAAACTTCTATCTTGAATTCACAAATCCGGAAGACAAAGGTGTAAAATACCTAAAACTTAAAGGCGACTTATACATCTATTTGCCTGACATTGACGATGTTGTAAGACTATCGGGAGACATGCTCAAACAATCCTTTATGGGAAGCGACTTATCTTACGAAGATTTAATGCAGGAAGACCCATTGAAATATTATAAACCAGTCTCCATGAGAGATACCACCTTAGAAGGGAAAATTTATTTTATACTGGAGCTTGAGGATACCACGGGAAATGCCCCTTATTACAGGGTTCGAATGGTCGTTGACTTAGATAGAAACATATGGCTTAGAGAGGAGCTAATTACAAAAAGCGGAAGGAAAATCAAAGAGATTGAAGCCCTTGAGTTCAAAAACATCAAAGGGAAACATTATCCGACCTCGATAGCGATGCGTGACCTGAGACTAAAAGACTCCTATACCAAGTTTGTTTTTAAAGAAGTCGACTTTGATATCCCCATCCCGGATAAGTACTTCTCGCTGAGTGAACTCAAAAAATGA